A part of Crassostrea angulata isolate pt1a10 chromosome 5, ASM2561291v2, whole genome shotgun sequence genomic DNA contains:
- the LOC128185948 gene encoding uncharacterized protein LOC128185948, which yields MQIPGHARCLIDGGFALLKKLYRRCDCDSIGQLEDVVNRSSTTNTAVRYPAWQWRSWKEYLGQFFKPVKGIRQYQHFSFDSNEPGIVTAKKTCDGTEEKIEISKDQGYQFREIRRPGVLPAGGLSESRVRYLYSHVRPFVRPAFQEETCPSPVQ from the coding sequence ATGCAGATCCCCGGACACGCACGGTGCCTCATCGATGGAGGATTTGCTCTTCTCAAGAAGTTGTATAGGCGGTGTGATTGTGATAGCATTGGCCAACTTGAAGATGTTGTTAACAGATCATCTACTACTAACACTGCTGTGCGATATCCAGCGTGGCAATGGAGATCCTGGAAAGAGTATCTAGGGCAGTTTTTCAAACCAGTGAAGGGTATCCGCCAGTACCAACACTTTTCGTTCGATTCTAACGAGCCAGGCATTGTAACAGCGAAGAAGACTTGTGACGGAACCGAGGAGAAGATTGAGATTTCGAAAGATCAGGGATATCAGTTCAGGGAAATAAGAAGACCGGGTGTACTTCCCGCTGGTGGACTGTCTGAATCTAGGGTGCGTTATCTCTACTCGCATGTGAGACCATTTGTGAGACCTGCTTTCCAGGAGGAGACGTGCCCCTCTCCAGTCCAGTAG